Below is a window of Selenomonadales bacterium DNA.
TGTTTGCCATTGTTCGCATGTCTACCGTGTTCATGATTGGCTGGTACTTTGAACGGCTAATCCTTCGCCCGCGCTTAGAGGTGGTGCACAACTCCCGTACGGGGCACTCCTTGCATGCTTTCCAGTTGCGATATTCCGCTCGTTCGGCCTCGGCCTTGTCATTGAGCCTAGTTAGGACTTTGCCTTGTGGACAAGTATATGTGTCTGTCTGGGAGTCGTAGACAAACTGATCGTTCAGGTACTCCTTTACGCCAGTTGAGTTCGCAGGGGTAGGCCTTGTCACAAGTGCTATAATGCCAGCGTCTTCGCAGCGCTTAAGATCTTCAGCTACGTAGTAGCCCTTATCTGCCAAGACCTTGATCTCTTCTACCCCCAGCGCCTCTTGTGCCTTGATCCCCATGACGCTGAGTTGCCCTTGGTCTGCCGCCGAATTAATGACGTCAGCCACAACGACTAAGCTGTGCTTCGCATCTACTACTGCTTGCACGTTGTAGCAGACATCAACGCCGTTATTGTGAACGCCCATTAACCTTGCGTCTGGGTCAACCGTAGATACTTCGCCGTTCTTGCTAATTTCCTCGGCAAGTGCGCGGTAGGCCTCCTTGCGAGCCTCGTTATCTTTGAGTGCTTGCACAATGCTTGCCCGAGCGAATGGCGGGGCACATTCAAATGAATCGCATTCATCAAGCTCCTCGAGATAAGCAACGTCCTTAGTCGCAAGGTGCTCCAAGTGCCGTTCTACTTTTCTAGCGCTGTAATTATTGCGCTTGGAGTTAGATGCTCGTATTTTGGTGCCATCAGTAGCGACCACTTCTCCCCCAATGAGTCCCCATTCCCTACACAAGGCATTAAACTGAGCGAGCACTCTCGTCAAAGGCTCACGGTTATCGCGACGGAAATCTGCGATAGTCTTGTAGTCAGGGGTGAGTTTGCGAAGCAGCCACATTACTTCTTGATTGCGGCGTGCTTCTGCCTCTAGCTTACGTGTTGAGCGAATCCCGTTTGTGTAGCCGTAGATGTACAGACGAATCAAATCACCAGGATGAAAAGGCGGTCGCCCAGTTTTAGCGAGAGTGGCCTTCTGAAAACCAAGCGTATTAAGGTCAAGTGTATCAACGAAAACGTCAATTACCCTAACGGGATTGTCCTTTCCTACGTAATCGTCAAGACACTGCGCTATTCCTAGCTGAAATCTGCAATCGCCGGTAATGTAAGGCATAATACACCGCCATTTTCATACTTCTAGCGATAATTATACCATAATCACTACGTTATGTCATGACTTTTCGCACAGTCTGCCGTCCCTCAAAGACATTTCTCCCCTTACGGTCTCGACAAGGACTTCCACCAACATAGGGTCAAACTGGGTGCCGGCATAGCGCTGTAGCTCTAGGATGGCGTCCTGTGACGACATGCCTTGGCGGTAGGGTCGGTCGGAGGTCATGGCGTCAAAGGCGTCGGCAATGGCGACGATGCGGCAGGCCAAGGGGATA
It encodes the following:
- a CDS encoding IS1182 family transposase yields the protein MPYITGDCRFQLGIAQCLDDYVGKDNPVRVIDVFVDTLDLNTLGFQKATLAKTGRPPFHPGDLIRLYIYGYTNGIRSTRKLEAEARRNQEVMWLLRKLTPDYKTIADFRRDNREPLTRVLAQFNALCREWGLIGGEVVATDGTKIRASNSKRNNYSARKVERHLEHLATKDVAYLEELDECDSFECAPPFARASIVQALKDNEARKEAYRALAEEISKNGEVSTVDPDARLMGVHNNGVDVCYNVQAVVDAKHSLVVVADVINSAADQGQLSVMGIKAQEALGVEEIKVLADKGYYVAEDLKRCEDAGIIALVTRPTPANSTGVKEYLNDQFVYDSQTDTYTCPQGKVLTRLNDKAEAERAEYRNWKACKECPVRELCTTSKRGRRISRSKYQPIMNTVDMRTMANRVLYAKRQAIIEHVFGTLKRSMGFTHFLTRGLESVRAEASLAFLGYNLKRAISLLGVERMLKELASKAVAISFVLWPNRVRIVIFREILG